Genomic window (Acidimicrobiales bacterium):
CCAGATCTGCGACCGGGCCATGGTCCTCGACCACGGCCGGCAGGTGACCGTCGACGAGCCGCTCGAGGCCATCCGCACGTTCAGGGAGCGGCTGCTCGGCGGGTCCGGCGGCGGCAGCACCGTGCTCGACACCGGCGAGCACCGGGCCATCCGCGTCCTCAGCAAGCAGGTGCGGATCGTGGACGTGAAGGCGGACTGGCCGGGCGCCGGCGAGCGGGCCTTCCTCCGGCCCGGCGAGCCCCTGCGGGTGCACCTGCGCTACGAGGCGCCCGAGCCGGTGGACGACGTGGTCTTCGCGCTGAACATCCACGACACCGACGAGCACCTCGTCTACGGCTGCAACACCGACGTGCTCGGCCAGGGCCCCGACCGGGTGCACGGGACCGGCTGGGTGACGTTCGCGTTCTCCGCCGTGCCCCTGCTCGACGGCGAGTTCGTGGTGTCCCTAGGCGCCCACACCCACGACGTGCGGACCCAGTACGACTACGTCGAGGAGGCGTTCACCTTCGAGGTGATGACCAGCACGCGGGTCGTGGGGCTGGTGGCGCTCGACGCCAAGGTGACGACGGACGGCCCGAGCCGCTGACGCGGCCGGCGGCGGCGGTCAGCGGTGGTCGTCGCGGCCGCCGAGGCGGTCGAGGGCGTCGATCGTCGCCGCGTGCAGGCGGTTGACGTGGTCGGCCACCTGGCGGGCCTGCCAGCCGGTGAGCCGGGCGACGACCCGGCGGGCGGCCGACCGCCACGGCGGGCCGACGGCGGGGACGGCGGGCACCAGCGGGCCGATCACCCGGAGCGGGTCGCTCGCCGGGGGCCCGGCGCCGTCGGCGGACGGGGCGGCGGCCGGCGGGCGGATCGCCTCGGCCCTGGCCCGAACCGCGGCCTCGGCCTCTTCCCTCGTCGCCCCGTCGGGCAGCCGGACGGGCTCGGCGTCGGCCGGCGCGGCGGCCGGCGGGGGCGCCGGCGGTGGCGCGGCGCCGGCCACGACCTCGACCTTGGCCGGGTCGGCCCCGGCGGCCACCAGGGTGTCCCGCTCCGCCTCGCTCCCGACCACGAGCCGGCCGGCGGCGTCGAGCACCAGGCGCCCGGCCCGGCCGCCCGGCGCTAGCCCGACGTCGCCCACGTGGACCACCGACGTGCCGGCCGACCGCAGCACGGCGGCCAGGGCCGCCCGCTCGGCCAGCGCCCTGGCCCGTGAGGCGCCGGGCGTGACCGCCACGCCCGGCTCCAGGCCGACCCACACCCCGTCGGCCCCCCGCACCCGGCGGGCCAGCGCGGCGAGCGCCGGGGCGCCGGCCAGCGGGGCGGCCTCGTGGGCGGCCGTCGGCCGGGCCGACACGACCTGGACCTCGTCGCCGGCGGCCAGCCGGGCCCGCACGGCGTCGACGGCGGCGGCCGCCCCCGGCCCCGGCTCGGGAGGGTAGGAGCCGGCCAGCACCACCCAGCGCCGGCCGCTCGGCCCCGCCGGCCCGGCGGCGCCCTCGGGGACGGGGACGGGGAAGGCGGCCAGCTCGGCCTCCATCCGGTCGAGCACCGCCGGCCAGGTGAACGAGCCGAGCACGTAGTCCCGCCCCGGCCGGGCCAGCGCCCGGAGCGGGCCGGGCGACGTCGCGACGGCCTCCAGCGCCGCGCTCAGCTCGGCCCGGTCCCGCCAGAGCACGCCGGCGCCCGACCGCTCCACGTGCCAGCGCACGACGTCCGACCCGGCGTTGGCCAGCACCGGCGTCCCGGCCAGCCAGGCCTCCATCACGGTGCGGGAGAAGCTCTCGTTCACGCTCGGCTGCACGTAGGCGGCCGCCGCCGCGAACGCCGACGGCGCCTCGCCGGCGTCGAGGAAGCCGAGGTCGTGCAGGCGGCCGTCCAGGCCAGGCGGGGCGGCCACCGGGCCGACCCCGATCGTCACCAGGTCGAGGTCGGCGCCCAGCCCGGCCACGGCCTCGGCCCACGCCTCGACCAGCAGGTCCCACCCCTTGCCGGCCTCCCGCCGTCCGGCGTAGAGGACGAACGGCCGCCGCAGGCCGTGCCGGGCCCGGAAGCCGTCGGCGTCGTAGCCGGCGGGGACGTCGACCCCGGCCCCGGTCACCGTGGACCGGGCCGGGTCGAGGCCGAGGCGGCGGGCGAGGTCCCGCTCCGGCTCGGAGAGGTACCAGGCCGACGCCACGGCGGGCAGCACCGAGCGGAACAGCGCCATGCGGGCGTAGGGCTCGTCGTGCAGGCAGGGCACCACCACGGTGCGCTCGGGGGCGACGCCGGCGCCGGCCACCGTCGTCCAGAACAGGTAGGGCGACAGGACGATCGCCCGGTAGCGGGGCGCGTGGGCGACGAGGTGGTGGAACAGGCCCGGCACCCGGAAGAGGCCGTTCAGCCAGGCCTGCTCCTCGGCCGGGGAGAGCGGCGGGCCGACGGCGATGCGCCGCTCCAGCGCCACCCGGTCGACGCCCTCGGCCGCGCGCCGCACCACCGGGAAGCGCACGACGGTCACCCCGCCGTCGTCGCTGCGCCCGGCCGGGTACTCGTCGGCCCAGGTGTAGTGGTCCCTCGCGCAGGTCGTCAGCACCTCGACGGCCCAGCCCCGGGCGGCCAGCCCCCTGGCCGTCTCCCGCAGCACCGCCTCCGACCCGCCGACCACGTCGTCGCCGTAGCGGGGCGGGACGATCGCCACCACGCCCCGCCGGTCAGCCACCGCCGGCGCCGCCCTCCAGGAACCGCCGGACCACCTCGACCAGCCGGGGCGCCACCACCTCGGCGCCGAGCTCGGCGGCTCTCGCCTTGCCCGCGTCGACCAGCTCGCCCCGGCGCACCGGGTCGGCCAGCAGGCGGGTGACGGCCACGGCCACCAGCACCGGGTCCTTGTCGTCGAGCAGGACGCCGGCCGGGCCCACCGTCTCGGGCACGGCGCCGGCGGCGTGGGCGACGACCGGCACGCCGGCCTGCATGGCCTCGACCACGGGCACGCAGAACC
Coding sequences:
- a CDS encoding glycosyltransferase family 4 protein: MADRRGVVAIVPPRYGDDVVGGSEAVLRETARGLAARGWAVEVLTTCARDHYTWADEYPAGRSDDGGVTVVRFPVVRRAAEGVDRVALERRIAVGPPLSPAEEQAWLNGLFRVPGLFHHLVAHAPRYRAIVLSPYLFWTTVAGAGVAPERTVVVPCLHDEPYARMALFRSVLPAVASAWYLSEPERDLARRLGLDPARSTVTGAGVDVPAGYDADGFRARHGLRRPFVLYAGRREAGKGWDLLVEAWAEAVAGLGADLDLVTIGVGPVAAPPGLDGRLHDLGFLDAGEAPSAFAAAAAYVQPSVNESFSRTVMEAWLAGTPVLANAGSDVVRWHVERSGAGVLWRDRAELSAALEAVATSPGPLRALARPGRDYVLGSFTWPAVLDRMEAELAAFPVPVPEGAAGPAGPSGRRWVVLAGSYPPEPGPGAAAAVDAVRARLAAGDEVQVVSARPTAAHEAAPLAGAPALAALARRVRGADGVWVGLEPGVAVTPGASRARALAERAALAAVLRSAGTSVVHVGDVGLAPGGRAGRLVLDAAGRLVVGSEAERDTLVAAGADPAKVEVVAGAAPPPAPPPAAAPADAEPVRLPDGATREEAEAAVRARAEAIRPPAAAPSADGAGPPASDPLRVIGPLVPAVPAVGPPWRSAARRVVARLTGWQARQVADHVNRLHAATIDALDRLGGRDDHR